A region from the bacterium genome encodes:
- a CDS encoding polyprenol monophosphomannose synthase, protein MKLRERDTSPINRVLIIMPTYNERDNIARIVPEVLKQDPRIDMLIIDDNSPDGTGEIADSIAEKNPRVKVIHREGKLGLGTAYVRGFKYSLEHDYDLTFEMDADFSHPVDKIPEMIRAAEEGYDLVIGSRWVEGGGIENWPKTRLLISKWASIYTRAITEMPIKDTTAGFQAFRKRVLKALDLDSIHSDGYSFQIETKFKVWRKGFHIKEIPIIFKDREHGTSKFSKRIIIEAFFMVWWLRFELFFGKI, encoded by the coding sequence ATGAAGCTGAGAGAAAGAGATACATCGCCTATTAATAGGGTTCTTATTATAATGCCCACTTACAACGAGCGGGATAACATTGCAAGGATTGTTCCTGAAGTTCTTAAGCAGGACCCGCGAATAGACATGCTTATTATCGATGACAATTCTCCTGACGGAACTGGTGAGATAGCAGATTCTATTGCCGAAAAGAATCCGCGAGTCAAGGTTATTCATCGTGAGGGGAAACTTGGGCTTGGGACTGCATATGTTCGTGGTTTCAAATATTCACTCGAGCACGATTACGACCTTACTTTTGAGATGGATGCTGATTTTTCGCATCCTGTGGACAAGATACCCGAGATGATTCGCGCGGCGGAGGAAGGGTATGACCTTGTGATCGGCTCGAGGTGGGTCGAGGGCGGGGGCATAGAGAATTGGCCCAAAACAAGGTTACTTATATCAAAGTGGGCGAGTATATACACGAGGGCTATAACAGAAATGCCCATAAAGGACACCACCGCTGGCTTTCAGGCTTTCAGAAAGCGGGTGCTTAAAGCTCTTGACCTTGATTCCATCCACTCTGACGGTTACTCGTTTCAGATCGAAACCAAATTCAAGGTCTGGCGAAAAGGCTTTCACATAAAGGAAATACCGATAATATTTAAAGATAGAGAGCATGGAACCTCAAAATTCAGCAAAAGGATTATAATAGAAGCATTTTTTATGGTCTGGTGGCTTAGGTTTGAGCTGTTTTTTGGGAAGATTTGA
- a CDS encoding glycosyltransferase family 2 protein — protein MQNSSEKIDTKASKAEAKETFDLAVVVVNYNTRLHLKRCLVSLKENPFTKGTFRVVVVDNGSKDGSVAMVEREFPWVMLIKNSRNLGFAKGCNQGIKAVRAKYYLLLNSDAAILDDALDVLFEFMEKNPDIGASGGLIYTDDGKIQPSTLIFPKYTNLLFSRSSIFSKIPALKKRMQRLRRVPDFISDVEALAGGFLMLRSEALKQVGLLDERFFIYLEDIDICRRLRKAGWRVVFNPNARILHSWGASSKKRRAKSFFWHHLSMFKYFQKHYPYLLPLNLLLFLGLMTHYVTWFFLYSVSEFSRNGKPADILKFDIKNSSSSEVSDVQDSSGKRVRG, from the coding sequence ATGCAAAACAGCAGCGAAAAAATTGATACGAAAGCATCCAAGGCAGAAGCTAAGGAAACCTTTGACCTTGCGGTCGTTGTGGTGAATTACAACACCCGACTTCATCTTAAACGATGCCTTGTATCCCTTAAGGAAAACCCGTTTACCAAGGGGACTTTTAGGGTTGTTGTCGTTGACAACGGCTCCAAGGACGGCAGCGTTGCCATGGTCGAAAGAGAGTTCCCGTGGGTTATGTTAATTAAAAATTCGCGCAATCTTGGTTTTGCGAAGGGTTGCAATCAGGGCATAAAGGCAGTAAGAGCAAAATACTATCTTTTGCTCAATTCCGATGCGGCGATTCTTGATGATGCGTTGGATGTGTTGTTCGAATTCATGGAGAAAAATCCTGATATAGGGGCATCAGGTGGACTTATTTACACGGACGACGGGAAGATTCAACCATCGACGCTCATATTTCCTAAATATACCAACCTGCTTTTCTCGCGTAGCTCAATCTTCTCGAAAATCCCTGCGTTGAAGAAGAGAATGCAAAGGTTAAGGCGAGTACCCGACTTTATCTCGGATGTGGAGGCACTTGCTGGTGGTTTTCTTATGCTTAGGAGTGAAGCTTTAAAACAGGTTGGATTGCTTGATGAGAGGTTCTTCATCTACCTCGAGGATATTGACATATGTCGCAGGTTGAGGAAAGCTGGATGGCGCGTGGTTTTTAATCCCAACGCAAGGATACTTCATTCGTGGGGGGCATCATCCAAAAAGAGGCGAGCGAAGTCTTTCTTCTGGCATCATCTCTCTATGTTCAAGTATTTCCAGAAACATTATCCCTACCTTTTACCGCTTAATTTGTTGCTTTTTCTCGGTCTGATGACACATTATGTGACCTGGTTTTTTCTTTATTCAGTTTCAGAGTTTTCGCGTAACGGTAAGCCGGCTGACATCTTAAAGTTCGACATCAAAAATTCATCCTCAAGCGAGGTAAGCGATGTTCAGGATAGCTCAGGCAAAAGAGTTCGTGGGTAA
- the asnS gene encoding asparagine--tRNA ligase: MFRIAQAKEFVGKEVRVKGWLYNKRSKGKILFFIIRDGSGYIQAVAVKGESPDKAFELYDELGLESSIIVDGIVRQEPRAPGGYELALTNIEPIQIVRDYPIQKKEHGVAFLMDHRHLWIRSRKQRAILRIRDEVERAIIDFFHERGFVRIDTPILTPTAAEGTTTLFETQYFDLGKAYLAQTGQLYLEAAIFAHGLVYNFGPTFRAEKSKTRRHLMEFWMIEAEEAFYDFEDNLRLQEDFVSYIVSRALHNCKDELEILERDTTNLKKVSPPFERITYDEAIKLLKADGFQIEWGEDFGGDEETAISSHFEKPVFVTDYPRKIKAFYMKENPERPELVKCADLLATEGYGEIIGGSQREDDYDKLLARMKEFGLPIEPYQWYLDLRKYGSVPHSGFGLGLERTIAWITGISHVREAIPFPRVLYRIYP, translated from the coding sequence ATGTTCAGGATAGCTCAGGCAAAAGAGTTCGTGGGTAAGGAAGTAAGGGTCAAAGGATGGCTTTACAACAAGCGTTCCAAGGGTAAAATCCTTTTTTTTATAATTCGCGATGGCTCGGGTTACATTCAGGCCGTGGCTGTTAAGGGGGAAAGTCCTGATAAGGCTTTTGAGCTTTACGATGAACTCGGATTGGAGAGCTCGATAATTGTTGATGGTATTGTTCGTCAGGAGCCTCGTGCGCCAGGTGGATATGAGTTAGCATTAACAAATATTGAGCCTATCCAGATAGTAAGGGATTATCCTATTCAAAAAAAGGAACATGGTGTAGCATTCCTCATGGACCATAGACATCTCTGGATTCGCTCTCGCAAACAACGGGCGATATTGCGAATAAGAGATGAGGTAGAACGAGCTATAATAGATTTTTTCCACGAACGCGGTTTCGTGAGAATAGATACGCCGATTCTGACGCCTACAGCAGCTGAAGGAACGACTACCCTTTTTGAAACGCAATACTTCGATCTTGGCAAAGCATATCTTGCGCAGACTGGTCAGCTTTACCTTGAGGCAGCTATTTTCGCTCACGGTCTCGTGTATAATTTTGGACCTACATTCCGCGCGGAAAAGTCGAAAACGAGACGGCATCTGATGGAATTTTGGATGATAGAAGCTGAAGAGGCTTTCTACGATTTCGAGGATAACCTGAGACTTCAGGAAGACTTCGTTAGTTACATCGTAAGCCGTGCTTTGCACAACTGCAAAGATGAACTCGAAATTTTGGAACGTGATACGACCAATCTAAAGAAGGTTTCTCCACCATTCGAGCGGATAACTTATGATGAGGCAATAAAGCTTCTTAAGGCGGACGGTTTCCAGATAGAGTGGGGTGAGGATTTCGGTGGGGATGAGGAGACTGCGATATCGTCCCATTTTGAGAAGCCTGTTTTCGTTACTGATTATCCACGGAAGATAAAGGCGTTTTATATGAAAGAGAATCCCGAGCGTCCGGAGCTTGTGAAGTGTGCCGACTTGCTTGCTACCGAGGGATACGGCGAAATTATAGGTGGGAGCCAGCGCGAGGACGATTATGATAAACTGCTTGCTCGAATGAAGGAATTCGGGTTACCGATTGAACCCTATCAATGGTATCTTGATCTCCGCAAGTATGGTTCGGTGCCTCATAGTGGTTTTGGTCTGGGACTCGAGAGAACTATAGCCTGGATAACGGGTATATCGCATGTCAGGGAAGCGATACCGTTTCCAAGAGTGCTTTACAGGATTTATCCTTAA
- a CDS encoding sodium:calcium antiporter, with product MFSIFASWGALEIILGIIAVAGVIIIIGSRLTKIADELAQLTGLSSSWIGIIFLALITSMPELVSSITAVATGSPDIGIGNVFGSNMFNMFIIAILDFLQGPGPLMLSVSATQILPAALGIFLMAIAALGIFAAKNMASGITSEGIGWFFSMLIFAAWIIGTYIIFKSEQETVSDEAYFRKRKKARIGGIIAEFSVDALIIIIAGVLLIGLAEQLSRTELAFGSFRFSLKESFIGTMIVAVITSLPELVVSISAYRIGAVNMAIANLFGSNTYNMVLIPIMDVVGRKSVLVAASPVHILAAGFGIVLISIAIMGVIYRSRKSFLYLGWDALTILAFYLFGAYMLFQVAIQPIQGTI from the coding sequence ATGTTCAGCATATTTGCAAGCTGGGGTGCTCTCGAGATTATTCTTGGTATTATCGCTGTAGCGGGAGTGATAATAATAATTGGTTCCCGCCTTACCAAGATAGCGGATGAGCTTGCTCAACTTACGGGTCTTTCCAGTTCGTGGATCGGTATAATATTCCTTGCCCTTATAACCTCGATGCCAGAGCTCGTATCGAGCATTACTGCTGTCGCCACAGGTAGCCCAGATATAGGAATAGGCAATGTTTTCGGGAGCAATATGTTTAACATGTTCATAATAGCAATATTGGATTTCCTCCAAGGACCTGGACCGCTCATGCTTTCTGTCAGCGCAACACAAATTTTACCAGCAGCGCTTGGAATTTTTCTTATGGCTATAGCAGCACTCGGGATATTCGCCGCGAAAAACATGGCTTCAGGAATTACATCTGAGGGAATAGGCTGGTTTTTTAGCATGCTTATATTTGCCGCATGGATTATCGGCACATACATAATATTCAAGTCGGAGCAGGAAACTGTCTCGGATGAGGCTTACTTCAGAAAGCGGAAAAAGGCAAGAATAGGAGGTATAATAGCGGAATTTTCTGTTGATGCGCTTATAATAATAATAGCAGGTGTTCTTCTTATAGGCCTTGCTGAGCAATTGTCACGCACCGAATTGGCATTTGGAAGCTTTAGATTCAGTCTCAAAGAGAGCTTCATTGGCACCATGATCGTGGCAGTAATAACATCACTTCCTGAACTTGTCGTTTCCATAAGTGCATACAGAATAGGTGCTGTTAACATGGCTATCGCCAACCTTTTCGGAAGCAACACATATAACATGGTTCTTATACCGATAATGGATGTAGTTGGCCGCAAGAGTGTTCTCGTAGCAGCAAGCCCCGTTCACATTCTGGCTGCTGGTTTCGGGATTGTCTTAATATCGATAGCGATAATGGGCGTTATTTACAGGTCGAGGAAAAGTTTCCTTTATCTTGGCTGGGATGCACTAACTATCCTTGCGTTTTATCTTTTTGGTGCATACATGCTATTTCAAGTCGCAATCCAACCTATACAGGGGACGATATGA
- a CDS encoding EutN/CcmL family microcompartment protein, producing the protein MKLARVEGKIYCTALDPKLIGVKLYVIQPLNENLEPMGKKIIAADGVGAQEGQIVFWVGAREAATCITPEEKPIDAGIVGIVDEV; encoded by the coding sequence ATGAAGCTCGCAAGAGTAGAAGGGAAAATTTATTGCACGGCACTTGACCCGAAGCTTATTGGCGTTAAATTATATGTGATACAGCCGCTTAATGAAAACCTCGAGCCGATGGGTAAGAAGATTATTGCGGCTGATGGCGTTGGTGCTCAGGAAGGCCAAATAGTTTTCTGGGTTGGTGCCCGTGAAGCTGCTACATGTATAACACCTGAAGAGAAACCTATTGATGCGGGAATAGTGGGAATAGTTGATGAAGTTTGA